The Sabethes cyaneus chromosome 1, idSabCyanKW18_F2, whole genome shotgun sequence DNA segment AAGGTAGCGCAGATGGTTAAATAGCAACTACAACGCGGCTAAGGGAAATCAGTGGGAAGTCAAAAGAATATCCTTGGCAAAAGTAAATACAATTTTAAGAGCGGTTTTCGTGCGTGTCGTGTTAATTTGTTTGTTGCAACAATATCAGACTGACCTTTGTGGGACATCAAAAGAAACGCTTTTTTACGACTCGTTTTCAAACTTCACGGCAAGTCAAACACCGCAACTCATCTACAAGGACAACAGTTTACGCTGTCGAAGCTAGCAAATTGTCGCTGCTGAAATCTCCCACTGAATTACAGCACGTTCTCAGCATTAGTCTAATCTCATTACCAGGCACGGGTGTGGCTTTCAGACTCGGGCCAACAGCATACAGATGAATACCTACCCTACCAGGCCACTTGTGGAAATCGCGTTTCAGCGTCCTGTGTCACGGTGCTTCAAACTCGTACCTACACCTAGCGAATGCATGCATTATACATAATTTATGTAAATCAGATGAAATTACCTCCTTAAAGCTGGAACCTGCCAAGGCCAGATACGTGTGAAAGGACTCTCTGTTCAGAATGGTCGTCTTCAGTGGAAGATTTTCTTGCAATTTGGATGATGTaaaaaataccataataaaTAAACGTCAATAAACGTAAATCTCATTACGTTTTTCGTGTGATATTTTTTGCACTCAATTCAAGTGAAAAACATATTTCATAATAATCCAAAATCTGTATTGTCCAGCCGATGTTTTCATTTTCATGACTATGAATAATTGGAAATGATTAAAAGAATAAATCACATTGATGAAGTTAAGCTCATCATATGGATTGGAACATCAGAACAAGAAAAGGCAAGAAAAAGTGTATGGGACACTTTCAAGTTAGTTATTGTATACAAAATTAATGAATTAAGTATAACTTTATCGCTTCAATCACTGTAAACATCCCGTGTTTAATGATGCGAAACATGCTCTTACCTTAATAAATATGAGGCTATATCAAAGAAAAAACATAATAATACATCCCCTGTCAACCGCAACTCTTACAGTTTGGATTTACTTCTGAGAATTTCACGCAATTTGCGTCtcagaattttgccactcgCCGTTTTTGGAATCTCCTCAATTACTCTGACTCCACCGTGGAGTCGCTTCTGAACCGACACCTGGGCGTCCacaaactgagcaatgtctttCACATTAGCAGCCACTCCTTCGGCTGGCACAACGAAAGCGGTAGCTAACTCACCGTCTCGATCGTCCGGTAGGCCAACCACCGCGGCATCCTTGACCGCCGGGTGGGACAACAATAGAGCCTCCAACTCGGTGGGTGCTACCTGAAATGCTTTGTATTTGATCAATTCCTTCTGCCGGTCAACGATATAGAAATCCTTCCCGTTATCGTAGTATCCTATGTCCCCGGTGCGCAACCAACCCTTGTCATCGATGGCCTTTTCCTGTCCAATGTATCCTTTCATTATGAGACTTCCTTTAAAGCATAGCTCCCCATTTTGGTACGGACCAAGTGTCCGGTCATTATCCGTATCAACCACCTTAACCCACTGCCCCGGACGGACGCGACCCACACTTCCCGGTTTGTTTTCCGCATCCAGCTGAAGCAAAATGGCCAATGTGGTTTCACTCATCCCGTACGCTTGTCGAATCGAAGTCACATTCAGCCGAGCTCGAATCAAATCTTCAACCTCACGGCTCAACGGAGCCGCACCGCAGATGATAGTTTTCACCGAAGAAAGATCAAACTGATCAACCATGGAAtgttttgccaaaaatattgcAATCGGTGGCACCATATTCAGCATGTTCGGTCGATATTGTTGAATGCAGCTCAAATAATTTCGTGAGACAAATTTGGGCAGAAAAACCAATCGCATTCCATTGGCCAACCAGTTCAGCATCGATACTCCCCCAGCTACGTGAAACCATGGAATGACGTCAACTGCTACCATTTCTTCTTGATTGCTTCCAATtgtatccaaaaatgttctaaaAATATCAAAGATTAGTCCGTTTTATTTTCTCTAATAAAAGAGCGATACCGACCGCGTATACGACAATGTCGTCATCATATTCCGTTGAGTAATCTGAACTCCTTTCGGCAGGCCAGTAGTACCTGAAGACATCACAATTAGTGCGACCTGGTTCTTGATGTCCACAGCTTTGGGTACAAAACTATCGGCTTTAAATTTTCTGCTGGAATCCTCCAAGCATTTCTGCAACGTTTGCCCCCTACCGTTATCATCCAGATAGATGAATTTCACCGGTCGACGAATTCGCAGACTAGCTTTCTGCGCTGGCAGATAGGCTCGAGCTGAGGCGAAGATAACTTTCGGTTTCGCCAATCTAAAAGCATGCTCAAACTCACCTGAAAAAAGTAAATAGTACCTACTTATCAGATGAAAAATATTACGTTGTCATTGCTATTACGTTCTGTATAACCGGGATTGAACAGAGCTGCAGTAGCTCCAAGGTAGATCAATGCGAACACCACAACCGGAAACTCAAAACGATTCTCGCTGATCAGGGCAACCACGTCGCTCTCCCGAACACCTTGCTCTTCCAGATAGGCAGCCAAAGCTAACGACTGTTCCAATAGGCCACCGTAGGTTAACTGCAAAGTGCTAATTCCACTGATCAGGGCTACCTTCTCGCGCACCTTGCTGAACTCGCGCACGACCAGTTCTCCCAGCGAGGCACAACCGCGGTTAAAATCCTCGGGCAGAGGACCACCGTAGATTATGTTCGGGTCGTTCAACTCGTCGCCAGACAGTTCCATGCCGCGCTGTGCTCGATAGCTCCGATGTCGTCGCTAGACTGAACAACATACCGCTGCTCCGCCAAGTAGGTCTGATTAGATAGGATGTcgagatgcttgcggtcgtaGAGCTCAGAAAAACGAGTTTTAAAATTTAAACCGTGAGAGAGAAATTCTGATCATCTCGAAAGAAAGAGATTCGAAATTACTTATGTGTGTCGAAAGCATAAACTGAAATCGCCTAAAGGTTTACTATTATGGCGCTTTCATTTTTGGTATAGTGCCTCTGATGTGGTACCTCCAACCCCCGGGCATCTACTACGTTTCCTGAAACCGCCACGAAATGAGGTGGCGCTACAAacgttttgcttttaatacgcAGCATTCACACGGCAGTGAAGTGATGCGATCAAGCCAACAAAACATAATCACGTAGAAGTAAAGAATTTTACACGAATCTCAATAACAATTCATCGATAGAAATATTTTACTTTCAACTAACAGAAAACGCCTTTtggacaagaaataaatgatagggtagttgatccaatagttgtggtagtaccaatagttgcgctactattcattattaatgcatattttcgtcaccgtagcattttagataaaacaattacattcattatataaaacaggtttttagaagtattggtagttagactacaccatttaaaattaaagcattatttgctaaaatgccaattttccaaaatctaacgcgcagttggagcgcacaactataggcgctcatctatagttttgctacgatgttttttcacttagcaacctagcaatgtatatgaaataacacaattaaaggaacatcaaacataattaaggaaacattagcgcaactgttggtacaatataattgaatcggaaaattcattttttctttataaagcttctcgtacaaagaaagcaattgtcttgccttgtgacaaataccttgtatttgataaatttatatcccacaagcattaattgaagcatatacctcaatacacaagcaaaatgaagttatattgtgcttagtggcgcaactaatggatcatctaccctaatgCAGTGAAAATCACGTGTGGCGCTGCAGAAATATCGTGTGAatcgttcttttacacgcacactagtTATCCGATGCGTATAAAAGTAATCCAGTGATCCAGCTAtgttggcttcacctattttgttcgcaaacgtcaaagttgGCATCGGGGTgggtgcctcccagttggcttcgaggtatgacgctggcctaataagccagtcgttgtatgttcgaatctcgactgggagaggctgttagagtcaataggctTTTAGAgtcatagcaactggccctgcaattgtactgcactctaacagctggctgcgaagtctgtcgtataaaaacagaaggtcaaatttcgataacggaatgtagcaccacagactaacagacgtaacactgaaacctcattccatcgtcaataaaaacgatcatttcaaatttttgcttaagccaagactcaaacaacagtcgctgcgcgagaacgccgctcgcctgcgctggcgctgatgtgagatattatacaagtaaatttatagcattgctacatttatagcaacctactctgcgtagcgcgaagactgcaccgggtgatgctaatgttttttccaagttttaggggtgtcaatgaaacgatgttttgttagaaatttttttcgaggtgttacgtctgttagtctgtggtagcacctaggctttgctttgcctcTGATGTGGTAGAATAATCAGGTTAATTATTTCCGAGCGGCTTAAGAACTCACGAATGATTTCCCGTTCGGTTCGTTCGTTCGGAGAAAATTCCATTCCAATAGCGATCTTCACAGATACCTGTAAGTATTTCGATTACGATTTGTAACCTTTTTCAGTCATTCAGTATGGCATCTCTAACGTAAATCGTAACCAAAATATGCATGTCTGTCAAGATCCCTTTAGGTTATAATAccattaaatgaaattttatcCTAACTTTTCTGGTTTATTTAACCTTAAGGTCGTGTTTCGTGCTTCAAGATGGCGGTGCGCGACGTTATGCATTCGAATGtaaggtagggtatgttgctacatcgtcgtaattgcctattcccgtcctatccaacacaaattattaaaaatatcagcatttttatgacacacaatgcaaaactaggtattccctaatattttagttagttgtctatcatacgtaatcaatcaaagtgagctgagatctatttaaatgctttttatcattaaagaagtcctaccagccaaatttcctacgttttttcgtgcgacgaagaagacaatgtcgactaatcgtgctaatttccgtcattcataaatgaaaataactcacgcaaggcattgtcgttattctacagccagaaaaacttgcctgacctgcagaaattttgtagaataacatttgtcatgccgtcctacacaaatacatgcacgttagcttcgtaaacattgttgtgatttttagttcggatgatgaaaaattttgttggacggattttaaaacggtacgacgaattttagcaataaagtcagttgcgtaatttcaatattatgctttaatagtcgcttttcagtgatttcaaagt contains these protein-coding regions:
- the LOC128745502 gene encoding luciferin 4-monooxygenase-like, with the translated sequence MELSGDELNDPNIIYGGPLPEDFNRGCASLGELVVREFSKVREKVALISGISTLQLTYGGLLEQSLALAAYLEEQGVRESDVVALISENRFEFPVVVFALIYLGATAALFNPGYTEREFEHAFRLAKPKVIFASARAYLPAQKASLRIRRPVKFIYLDDNGRGQTLQKCLEDSSRKFKADSFVPKAVDIKNQVALIVMSSGTTGLPKGVQITQRNMMTTLSYTRTFLDTIGSNQEEMVAVDVIPWFHVAGGVSMLNWLANGMRLVFLPKFVSRNYLSCIQQYRPNMLNMVPPIAIFLAKHSMVDQFDLSSVKTIICGAAPLSREVEDLIRARLNVTSIRQAYGMSETTLAILLQLDAENKPGSVGRVRPGQWVKVVDTDNDRTLGPYQNGELCFKGSLIMKGYIGQEKAIDDKGWLRTGDIGYYDNGKDFYIVDRQKELIKYKAFQVAPTELEALLLSHPAVKDAAVVGLPDDRDGELATAFVVPAEGVAANVKDIAQFVDAQVSVQKRLHGGVRVIEEIPKTASGKILRRKLREILRSKSKL